The following DNA comes from Ascaphus truei isolate aAscTru1 chromosome 1, aAscTru1.hap1, whole genome shotgun sequence.
GGTATCACCATCGCTTGTTTACACAAACTCCGCATTCACTGACTGAATCTGAAGCACAAAAATAAGCCCCTTTAATGGCCAAATGTGAGGCCGTGCGGGGGGTGCAGTCACTAAAGCAATCGCAAAAACTAATAAAAGTGCACCCAAAGGAAATAAAAACCTATGCCTGGTCATGATGTTCAGGTAAGTTGGATTACACAGGTTTAAACCTAGTAACTAGTGAGGGTAAGTGAATAAGCACACATATTGGTAACACCTATTGTAGCAGCAGTAGTCCAATGGTTCCACTTTAGAATGTGTGCAGTAAGGAGCATTAGTATAACGATGTTATAAGCTCCTCTAATAGAAACACACATAGAGCTACTGGGATGGgatgggatgggtgggtgggaaaaccAGAATCAATTAAGAGATCAAGCAAGCaagcgcagggtttaaatagcccgcgcgagtcgtcgtcccccccctccctccccctgttggCGCGCGCCCCAATCTAACCACCCTtgtggtgagggggaggagggggggggagagccgcagcTCACCCTGTAGAGGCACAGCAGCCCTTATGTGGGCGACGGCCAATGCTAGGCAGCTGCCTTTCTGAAAGGCTTAGTGTGCCTCCCgcgtggtttacttacaccccACCTAACCAACTGAGACGGCACAGTTCTGTGGAAGTAAAAATTGGTCACCGCTTTATTGTCTTAACTATTCTTGAAAAATAAACTGTCAgctagtgtcacgggagaccgggtttattaacaccttttataccgggatcattgattgagcaaagcaaggaggtaaaatacattttaatttatttcaggaaaagacatacacacaatgtaacacaatttacagggttaacacacttactgggaacggggctaacaaataaacttgtcctttaaacgaaattctcAAAAATCACCTCTGTAGGATCCCTTTCCAGTGACCGGGAGGTTCTCACGAAAGTCCTTGAACTGATTTTGGCGCAataccagccgcgaccgctatgttctcaAAAacgggacttagaagattttctcactcaaaatccttgaagccggctcgcgtctattcagtacagagcatcttggAATTTGCCGCTGTCGggttggcgcttggaatctgcactcctgattggctgggaggctccttatgggtttcagtgtcccattcagaaacctctacagcctatcagagcgcgggaatttccctgccagccaatcaccgatttgctggtattgtaaaggcgggtgggcaccttttttcagtctatacaggggcatgcgccaacctggcacctctgcctctttgcatactgagcccacccgctgcccaggctccacagagtctgggttctagcaaatggtggccggatagccctgtgttagcccaggatgtgggtactcaggcAGAACTGCAGTTCCCCTCTTGGTCTTAACACCTTGGCATCGTTGacgctttcaagtccggactccaCACAGACCCAGAGGCACCAAGTTTGGTAGCCATCGGGtctctcggaatccatgacttggaaatcccacagttccttcacaggttatcagtacatatacctattaaatataactctaataaaatatactgtgtcctgtatcttgtgtgataaaatgtgtaagtccctgttctggtgtcagggatggagtgagggatATACAGCTTATACTCACTCGCCTCATCCTTGCCACTCGCTAGAAAAAACTTTTAACACACAAGAAATCCCTCTCGGCTTTATCATAtaactggagcaccccctgaacccctataccaggttcagggtacctgggcatgtagtGGGGCACCCCTTTTTATACTAGGGATACCCTGTatggttgcaggtatacattaaccccttcatgcccggttaccttgtctggaagatgctgcagcaggaatcctggcgctGAGTCGTtctcagagtcagagtttgcccggagtaatgtgcttggctgcatcagagaatctcactcgattcccggatccaattcctggggtaccccataactccggaaccccgatacattGACACACTCTGTgaagactttctctggcaaacccaccctgaaacttacagcctagaaatctcccggtcccagcaccccaggaaaggcaaaacacacagaaatctttaatgtcgcacaatttgcacacagtcacagtaatgcatttctcacatctgggtccaagagctgacactctaggacctcaacacacggatcagcagtacccaagtgggcttaacctttattagtgagcctgggtaccccttcaccgttgCAGCTAGTCATTTATCGTCagccctattctcggtatcttccggcgggagCACTTCTccaaccgccctaatctaccgtccgacGGGAGACATTACCGACTGCCCCGTCATCGGCTCAccctaggtcccccttatcaTGGCCTCCTGGGCCTACCTGCATGGATAGAGCACAGCttcctaagattggtgccaggggtacagcgcccGACCGCCTGCGTCGGGCCCTCTGGCCCGCACAATCTTTTCAGGGGGACCGTATAGCTGGggcccatccgcatcgggtggagccccattttGGGTATTCatggtgtccctacgatgactggcctgacagttccacCACCCGGAGGCCTCAttaaggccacttactggggactcGCCCCACACCCCAAGCTGTGACCCTAAGCCCTGACTGCTGATCATTTGCAAAGTGCTGCGCATGTTATCAATAAAAATATCCATGCCCTCGTCCGTCAGGTGCACCCCGTCCCTCCTGTGCCAAGTACGCCCCCTGTTCTCAAATTCCCCGTGCTTCACAAACAGACCCCCAAAAGAGAGGATGAACTTACGGatgtctctgttcccttctcGCCTTGCCTTCTACATGGAAttggaaatgcagagttatggATCTCTGACCAATGGATGGGATGGATCGCATTTGTAAAAAAAActgtttgaccagtgtattctctctgtgctcttagaCCCTTAATGtggagtgtgacagggtgaagtcaacccctatcagttatgcctgggagacatatgtctgagtgcttcatccagcactcagaagggttaactcaggaggaagctaggtgaTCAGggtgtaagctgacacctgatagccagcaaggtataaaaggatgttgttactggcagtagctgcctgccttagaccagagcacgctgctatgtgagctgctagccagacagATTCACCAACTAACTCTTGCCACAaaagtaagaattgttcatttgttttcctgactgcttaatatacacttacggtttggtaaatggtttagccagccagcctgctagataggcctggagtgttagtcacttctcccaatgtggagcaggatttgttttggtgtttaaagggacagtgtacccacatgttatgttatgctgtggagaaataaagccactgaacgttttcattatcctgaaactacacgtgtggactgttccctgacctcggctacaggccgtcctgccacatggAGATAATGCAGAAACTTCTCTCTAATTTCCCttttcccctttcctctctctctgcgtatCACCTTCTCTCATTTACTCTCTCGCAATTCTCCTTTTCTTCACCTCCGTTTACCCCTCAGCCCTGCAGAGACCTGCGTTTCATTACGCTAACGACTTAACTCCACTTtgtgctcctcctcttctctgcTCCTCTACTCCTCTACTGATCCTGATAACCTGGAAATGAACTGCAATTCTGCCCTATCTTCCTCTCGTACCCCACTTATTCCCCGCCactctcacccttctaaccccagaccgtGGCTACACTACCATACACACAGGCTTCGCTCCTGCACTCGCACCTTTGAACGCCCCCTAGAGGAAATCTCATTCTCTCTCGCATCCTCCACTACACATGTAATCTATCTGGTTCCAAGTCTGCCCACTTCCAGGCTAAACAAAGCTACTTTTCTTCATTTATGAaaactcacaagtctaacccacgctgcctcctctctgtatatgactctctactcagaccaccatcTGTTGGCTGCTTTTCTTCCTCCATGTTACCTCAGTAATGTGCTGACTGTTTCACCATTAAGGTGGATTCTATTTGTGAAGGCCTCACCCCCTGTATCCTCCTCATATTCTCACCTCTCCTTCTTCCTAACGCTCAGACCtgacttccttgactctttttccgcttgTCAAAGCAGGAAGTGGTGCAGTTGCCAAAATAACAATGTAATCAGCAAATCAAAGGGGACTCCCgtattcaccattgattttgattccCTTTTCTTCCCTTTTATAATGCCCTGAGCAATTCTttgtgtctccctgtcgcactccattgctgatccttatcttgcttgtatcttcatgtaatctaatagcTGATGTGGCataaatgtttgtaaatgttctttataatatcaatgtatacTACTTCAACACTTTGTATTAACGTATTTTAAATTGcggaggtgtagacagaatcacatgcttttttttttatagtttacTAATCCTAAAGTGAGtggtagattgtattttttacgTGTATGCCTTGGATGTGACtgtttgtgttgtatccactAAGAAATCCCGCTTGTTACCTAGGCTGGGCGAAGTCCAGTGTGTGTTGTACGGGATTAGCGAGTATCTtcgtaaaaatcttgtaagtgattagAAGTAGACTGTTTGGTCTGTAGATCTTGAGGTTtccttgtctcctttcttgtgatGACAATAACTGTGGTATTGTTCCAAtgttctggaattttcctgtACTTCAAGCCGCATGCGATGGGTTTTGAAAGGATTTTCTCTactacttcttccccagcttctttcaagatttcaattGTAATTTAATtttccccgggagccttcccacCATTCTTCATGGGTTTTATTGCCTTTACCACCACTGAAGTACCATTCGAAGGTCGCGTGATACAtctttgttttttcttctctcttcctctctggaTTAAGCCCTGTATTATGTGTCCTCAACTCTCTTTGTGATAATTGCACAGTCTTTTACTGTTGATCTGTCGTCTTGTTTGGTTGCACTGATtttgtcttctttaagcttttgttatcaCGGATAGTCTTCTTCACCctatcacagttacattttcttattGTTGCTTCGTTCCTTGTGGTTTCCCTAGTAATTGCTTTTTCTCatctgatattttcttatcctgtttttgtTGGCAATTGCTCCAGTtatttcaactacaatcttcatcaTTGTTTGTGTCCTCGTGCATTTTGAGCAAGCTGAAGCCTATTTTTCAGTTCTACGTGACAATTCTCTGCTCTTATTGATGTTGATTGATTAAAAAAGAAGACAAAAtctattttcttttcattttgcATGCAAATGTAATTTCCAGTGAACCAATCAGTGATCACTCCTTGTGTCTAAACATTTTCAATCATGGGTCTCTTGCTAGCTACGGTAGGATATAGTCTTTTTCATTCTTGATTCCATTGGTCCAGCTCCATGTTAATTTTCTACTTGGGTTCGTTTGGAAGAATaaattcatgatgtagaagttttcacattctgaaCCTTTTACTAATCCGTCTCCACGTTCATTACCGTCATCGTACTTGCCAACCGATGCttcttctttctgctgcagatCAGATCTTTGTATTGAAATCTCCCATATCgatcttgaggtgacaatttcctttgttgttaaatgagttgatttcatggtagacgTCTTCCATGTCATTGTCAGTGTGACTCGATGTTGGGGCGcacacttggattatttgaagaCTGTATCTCTTTGTTCACTGACCTGACAATTCTGGCGGCTCTATCCGATGAGCTTTCATACGCCTCTGTTATTTCTCCATCTCTTTTTAACAATGAAGTCTACAccactgattcttccattttCTGTACCTATGTAATATAACAGCCGTACGCTTTTGAGCTCAATAAGGCTTTCATCGTTTCTATTTACTTCATTAATGCCAACAATATCCCATTACATTGTTTCAAACTCGCCTTCCACTTCTCTCAACGCTGCTTTACTGGAGAGAGTCCAACATTTTTTATAGGTAGACAGATTTAGGTTTAAATGTCCGCTTTTGTTtggggctataaccaacaagatccaggtacatgctgcatacatttcagtgacatttctgcagattaCTGCATGGCGATTGCATTACTAATATTTCCATCATATACTTCTGTAATAACTAATATTACAGAACCCTAAGGTAGAAATAACATCAACCCATTGATGCCTGTAGTGACCAATGTACATCACAGGCATCAACGGTGTTAAACaatacactacctaccccccatTGCCATGCAATTCTTTATTAACTACTATGGTAAccaagggttaacccctccttccACCTTCTACCCCGTTCAACTCCCCCCACTCTCAAACATAACTACGTCTGTAGATTAATTTCCAATCGCTCTATTAGCCAAATGTCACTAACAGTGCTTCTgccataaaaaaaacataaggcatatattaaaaaaagaaaataaacccagcacaaaacatatttaaaatgaTAATTTAAaccataaagccattgattgtcactgtggcttcCAAGGTGCTCCCAATGGGGACCtacatagccacattggcaagcaATCGTAACGTAATAATAAAAATAGGATACATTATCAGTATTAAaatacactacctacccccttggctaccttagcggctagtacagtatttactaaccgctaagataaTAAAGGGTAATGAAAAAATGACCTGTCCGTCACTGTGACTGGCAACAGTGCAACCTATCTTGCTTTATGCTGGATAGGTTGTTCTGTTGCCGTTCACGAAGAGTAACAGGCAGTACAGTGAGCACTGTGCTGCTTAGCCTGCAGGAGCCGGGGGCAGTGACGGGAGCAGAGAAAGCGAGGGAGCGAGGCACAAGAGGTGACGGGAGCAGAAAAAGCGAGGGGCCGAGGCACAAAAGGTGACGGGAGCAGAGAAAGCGAGGGAGCGAGGCACAAGAGGTGACTGGAGCAGAGAAAGCGAGGGAGCGAGGCACAAGTGCTTTAAAATGTGGAGGTTACAGAGTAAAAGAACATTTTGTTAAGTAGTGATAAAGTAAATTCTGGAAAGTATTTTTTATTAGTCATTTTACTTTCAGTAATTTGAtttacagattgaaaacatttgagttttgtcttttttgtttacttctCTTAGAAAACTGTCTGAACGATGAGCAGAACTGGAGCTCTGATATGTCCAGTAGCTGGTTAACGCCTCACAGCCCAGACGTGCCAAAAAACAATGATTCCTGCCACATGTTGGACACGGGCAAGGAAGCAGAGCCACatgatggtgaatttacaggccttgtacagcacacagcacagatGGACTCTAAGTATGGGTCAAGCAAAAGATATGAGAGAGCTTCAAGAAAAAGCCGCGATGCACAGCTTTTTGTCTGTTGTAAGTGTGGGGAAAGTTTCTCACTGGATAAGGACCTGCTCACACACATCTGTGTCAACACTGGTGAGCAACCCTTTAAATGTGCAGACTGCGGGAAAAGTTTTTCATTGAAGAGGAAACTACTttcacaccagaggattcacacagcggaGAAATCTTTTacttgtacagagtgtgggaaacagttgAGTAGTATGAGCAGCCTACTCAGACACCAGATTATTCATACAGGGAAGAAaccgttcacatgtacagagtgtgggaaaagcttttctcgGAGGGGCAGCCTCCTTCAGCATGAGAAGATTCACaaaggggagaaacctttcacatgtacagagtgtgggaaaaggttTTCTCGGAAGAACAGCCTTCTGCAACACGAGAGgactcacacaggggagaaacctttcacatgtacagagtgtgggaaacaattcaatcTTGGGAGCCACCACCGCGAACACgtgaggattcacacaggggagaaacctttgaCATGTAgagtgtgtgggaaacaattcagtactcaGAGCGGCTACCACGAacatgagaggattcacacaggggagaaaccattcatatgtacagagtgtgggaaaacaTTTTCCCGTAAGAAAGACCTCCACTCTCACCAAAGgactcacacaggggagaaacgtttcacatgtacagagtgtgggaaaacaTTTTGGTCTCAGCATATCCTCCTCATGCATCAaaggactcatacaggggagaaaccgttcacgtgtacagagtgtgggaaaacaTTTTCTGTTAAGAGTGTCCTCCTCTcgcaccagaggattcacacaggggagaaacctttcccatgtacagagtgtgggaaagcATATTCTTATAAGAATAACCTCCTCATACACCAAAGGGTTCACACGGGGGAGagacctttcacatgtacagagtgcgaGAAAGC
Coding sequences within:
- the LOC142468268 gene encoding uncharacterized protein LOC142468268 encodes the protein MDRGALPTTIMDRGALPTTSIDRGALPTTSMDRGALPTTSMDRGALPTRSMDRGALPTRSMDRGALPTRSMDRGALPTRSMDRGALPTRSMDRGALPTTSMDRGALPTRSMDRGALPTRSMDRGALPTTSMDRGALPTTSMDRGALPITSMDRGALPTTSMDRGALPTTSMDRGALPTTSMDRGALPTTSMDPLLLSFPVIVQERLEIKSEEEEPNTEEHLTPIMRDMDVFPVGENCLNDEQNWSSDMSSSWLTPHSPDVPKNNDSCHMLDTGKEAEPHDGEFTGLVQHTAQMDSKYGSSKRYERASRKSRDAQLFVCCKCGESFSLDKDLLTHICVNTGEQPFKCADCGKSFSLKRKLLSHQRIHTAEKSFTCTECGKQLSSMSSLLRHQIIHTGKKPFTCTECGKSFSRRGSLLQHEKIHKGEKPFTCTECGKRFSRKNSLLQHERTHTGEKPFTCTECGKQFNLGSHHREHVRIHTGEKPLTCRVCGKQFSTQSGYHEHERIHTGEKPFICTECGKTFSRKKDLHSHQRTHTGEKRFTCTECGKTFWSQHILLMHQRTHTGEKPFTCTECGKTFSVKSVLLSHQRIHTGEKPFPCTECGKAYSYKNNLLIHQRVHTGERPFTCTECEKAFSCKYNLLTHQRIHTGEKPFPCTVCGKALSCRKDLLIHQRIHTGEKPFTCTECGKAFSCKRYLLKHQMIHTGEKPFTCTECGKSFSHKSGLLTHHRIHTGEK